One Solibacillus sp. R5-41 DNA segment encodes these proteins:
- a CDS encoding multidrug efflux SMR transporter, protein MGWLFVTIAAVCEIVGVVGLRFYSQQKKLWNFLLYVGGFGLSFFFLYQSFNYLQLSIAYVIWVGIGTIGAVVINIIFFNEAKNLTRILSMVAIVIGLIGLKAMS, encoded by the coding sequence ATGGGCTGGTTATTCGTAACGATTGCAGCGGTATGCGAAATTGTCGGAGTTGTTGGTTTACGCTTTTATAGCCAGCAAAAGAAATTATGGAATTTTCTGCTGTATGTAGGTGGTTTTGGACTATCATTCTTCTTTTTATATCAATCATTTAATTATTTGCAACTTAGTATTGCCTACGTTATCTGGGTTGGTATTGGAACGATTGGCGCGGTAGTTATTAATATTATCTTTTTTAATGAGGCCAAAAATTTAACACGCATTTTAAGCATGGTAGCTATTGTCATTGGGTTAATCGGTCTAAAGGCAATGTCTTAA
- a CDS encoding alpha/beta fold hydrolase: MNQLNTLQEVKLSNGETLTYRKRDGGDELVVLVHGNMTSSKHWDLLLESMDASFTIYAVDLRGFGGSTYNTRITKIKDFSDDVKLWIDELQLKDFTMIGWSTGGDVAMQFCADYEGLCKKLVLFASGSTRGYPFFASNEDGSPNLSKRLGTIEEVEQDGMKTIPMQHMYDTENREGLKVVWNSAIYTNKQPENVRYEEYVDDMLTQRNLADVYHALNTFNISAVNNEIATGTNQVKDIQIPTLILYGDRDYVVPELMTNEIIEDFKGRAHVKKLANCGHSPLVDSLEEVTEAIEQFISA; this comes from the coding sequence ATGAATCAATTAAATACCTTGCAAGAAGTTAAGCTTTCAAATGGCGAAACGCTCACTTATCGCAAACGTGATGGTGGAGATGAGCTTGTCGTGTTAGTGCATGGCAATATGACGTCATCAAAACATTGGGATTTACTATTAGAAAGCATGGATGCAAGTTTTACAATTTATGCAGTCGATTTGCGGGGCTTTGGAGGTTCGACCTACAATACCCGTATTACAAAAATAAAGGATTTTAGTGATGACGTTAAGCTTTGGATTGATGAGCTTCAGTTAAAGGACTTTACAATGATTGGTTGGTCAACAGGTGGAGATGTGGCGATGCAGTTTTGCGCTGATTATGAAGGGTTATGCAAAAAGCTTGTGCTATTCGCTTCGGGCTCAACGCGCGGCTATCCATTTTTTGCATCAAATGAAGATGGTTCACCAAACCTTTCCAAAAGACTTGGTACGATTGAAGAAGTGGAGCAGGACGGGATGAAAACGATTCCGATGCAGCATATGTATGATACAGAAAATCGTGAAGGGTTAAAAGTGGTTTGGAATAGCGCCATCTATACGAATAAACAACCAGAAAATGTGCGCTATGAGGAATATGTGGATGATATGTTGACGCAACGCAACTTGGCAGATGTGTATCATGCGCTAAATACTTTTAACATAAGCGCGGTAAATAATGAGATTGCCACAGGAACAAATCAGGTAAAGGATATTCAAATTCCAACACTCATTTTATACGGCGATCGTGATTATGTCGTTCCAGAATTGATGACCAATGAAATAATAGAAGATTTTAAAGGGCGTGCACACGTTAAAAAACTAGCAAACTGTGGGCATTCACCATTAGTTGATAGTTTAGAAGAAGTTACTGAGGCAATTGAACAGTTCATTTCAGCATAA
- a CDS encoding zf-HC2 domain-containing protein — translation MNECRIVEDLLPLYEENLLQSETQKWVEQHLAICVQCSKLTNIEFETLPTLPKPKKSAEQMMYQAQVKLTIYQILFVLLSFVFAMNTSLLNESFAFILSYFILGAVTYYFYQNLVLTVLLASIPIFIWAIFDSIQSFGSLHAWYSGQIGYYSSPYSMFTQLALGGLMMALIHTLFAVLGALTVYLIKKTTINQK, via the coding sequence ATGAACGAATGTCGAATTGTTGAAGATTTACTTCCATTATATGAAGAGAATTTACTGCAATCAGAAACTCAAAAATGGGTGGAGCAACATTTAGCTATTTGTGTACAATGCAGCAAGCTGACAAATATTGAATTTGAAACGTTACCGACACTACCAAAGCCTAAAAAATCAGCCGAACAAATGATGTATCAGGCACAGGTAAAATTAACGATTTACCAAATACTTTTCGTGCTCCTATCCTTTGTTTTTGCGATGAATACGTCCCTTTTAAATGAAAGTTTTGCTTTTATTTTATCGTATTTCATTTTAGGTGCAGTGACGTATTATTTTTATCAAAACCTTGTATTGACGGTGTTGTTGGCTTCTATCCCGATTTTCATTTGGGCAATTTTTGACAGTATCCAATCCTTTGGTAGTTTGCATGCATGGTATTCCGGCCAAATCGGCTATTATTCCTCCCCCTACTCCATGTTTACGCAGCTAGCTTTAGGCGGTTTAATGATGGCACTCATTCATACATTGTTTGCCGTTCTTGGTGCATTGACTGTATACCTTATAAAAAAAACAACGATCAATCAAAAATAA
- a CDS encoding class I adenylate-forming enzyme family protein, translating to MQQLDFWIAKRARQCPQKTALIQIETNERWTYGQFMKQIEWWGHHFSVNQFQEGERIAVLMENSIHSFAILFACRLKKLIYVPLNTRLAQEELDYVISDCTPSILLTDKVNEQLAKNLMASCQLYNEKPFTEEHFTYDWQDEPQLPWLLIYTGGTTGKSKGVVLSYEAVTANAMNTVISWGLNEEDCTLNYMPLFHTGGINALALPILLAGGQVVIGKKFDPEIAIRALDDYKTTLSLFVPTMYQLMTDTDYFHESNFPTIKAFLSGGAPCPKPIYDRFIKRGLKFKEGYGLTEAGPNNFVIDAEIAVTKKGAIGKSMLLNEVKIVNHAGEHCKQGEVGELYLRGSHMFSNYWNNVEETEKAFCEGWLKTGDLAKFDEDGDYYIVGRQKEMIITGGENVYPQEVEQCLIAASFVDEVAVIGVPHHTWGESIVACIVSKQNSPMTEQTLRTLCKERLANYKVPKQFYFLSELPKTAVGKIDKKQLLQYVKVQSGIK from the coding sequence ATGCAACAGCTCGATTTTTGGATTGCTAAAAGAGCGCGTCAATGTCCACAGAAAACCGCTTTAATTCAAATTGAAACGAATGAACGGTGGACATATGGACAGTTCATGAAGCAAATCGAATGGTGGGGTCATCATTTTAGCGTCAATCAATTTCAAGAAGGGGAACGAATCGCGGTTCTCATGGAAAATTCGATTCATAGTTTTGCAATTCTCTTCGCCTGTCGATTAAAAAAATTGATTTATGTACCGCTCAATACCCGCCTGGCACAAGAAGAGTTGGATTATGTTATTTCGGATTGCACGCCAAGTATTTTACTGACAGATAAAGTGAATGAGCAGCTTGCAAAGAACTTAATGGCTAGCTGTCAATTGTATAACGAGAAACCGTTTACAGAAGAGCACTTCACATATGATTGGCAAGATGAACCACAGCTACCTTGGCTATTAATTTATACAGGAGGTACAACCGGAAAATCAAAAGGTGTGGTTCTTTCTTATGAAGCAGTGACAGCGAATGCGATGAATACAGTCATTAGCTGGGGGTTAAATGAGGAGGATTGCACATTAAATTACATGCCGCTTTTCCATACGGGTGGTATTAATGCCCTTGCTTTACCCATTTTACTTGCAGGTGGACAGGTCGTTATCGGGAAAAAATTTGATCCCGAAATTGCAATTCGTGCTTTAGATGACTATAAAACAACACTTTCTTTGTTTGTACCGACGATGTATCAGCTAATGACCGATACGGACTATTTTCACGAATCGAATTTCCCAACGATAAAAGCATTTTTATCGGGTGGGGCCCCTTGTCCAAAGCCAATTTATGATCGATTTATAAAGCGTGGCTTGAAATTTAAAGAAGGCTACGGGTTAACAGAAGCCGGACCGAATAATTTTGTGATTGATGCAGAAATCGCCGTAACGAAAAAAGGGGCGATTGGTAAAAGTATGCTGCTCAATGAAGTGAAAATAGTTAATCATGCAGGTGAACATTGTAAGCAAGGAGAAGTAGGTGAACTGTATTTACGTGGTAGTCATATGTTCTCAAACTATTGGAATAACGTAGAGGAAACAGAAAAAGCATTTTGCGAAGGCTGGTTAAAAACAGGAGATTTAGCGAAGTTTGATGAGGACGGCGATTACTATATTGTAGGGCGACAAAAGGAAATGATTATTACGGGTGGAGAAAATGTTTATCCGCAAGAGGTGGAGCAGTGTTTAATTGCCGCAAGCTTTGTAGATGAAGTAGCAGTGATTGGTGTTCCGCATCATACATGGGGAGAAAGCATCGTTGCATGTATTGTTTCCAAGCAAAATTCACCAATGACTGAACAAACGTTACGGACACTATGTAAGGAGCGTTTAGCCAATTATAAAGTGCCAAAGCAATTTTATTTCTTAAGCGAATTACCAAAAACAGCGGTTGGTAAAATTGATAAGAAGCAGTTGCTTCAATATGTGAAAGTACAGAGTGGAATTAAGTGA
- a CDS encoding LysE family transporter, with protein MSLYFAYVMIGLAIAMPVGAITVEMTKQGLKNGFMHGWAVGLGGMTIDVVLILALYLGVAKFLALPYIQMPLWIIGAIFLFMLAYDSIKNADKDITLAGEKVNKSFFSTYRNGLLVAVSPGNLVFWISVFGAVLADSYSGNGANQFLIVALGILTGILLHDIGLLTIVSLSRKVMNRKMIKWTSIIAGLLLFGFGCYFIYEFYIDLKDLIV; from the coding sequence ATGAGTTTGTATTTTGCGTATGTCATGATTGGCTTAGCAATTGCAATGCCTGTTGGTGCTATTACTGTCGAAATGACAAAACAAGGATTAAAAAATGGATTTATGCACGGGTGGGCTGTTGGGCTTGGCGGTATGACAATTGATGTTGTATTAATACTTGCACTGTATTTAGGGGTAGCAAAATTTTTAGCATTGCCATATATTCAAATGCCACTATGGATTATTGGGGCCATCTTCCTCTTTATGCTTGCATATGACTCTATCAAAAATGCAGATAAGGATATCACATTAGCAGGAGAAAAAGTGAACAAATCATTTTTCTCAACATATCGTAACGGACTATTAGTAGCCGTTTCACCAGGGAATTTAGTATTTTGGATTTCTGTATTTGGGGCTGTTTTAGCCGACTCTTATTCGGGAAATGGTGCCAATCAATTTTTAATTGTGGCATTAGGAATCCTAACAGGTATTTTGTTACATGATATTGGACTATTAACGATTGTTTCACTCTCAAGAAAAGTAATGAACCGAAAAATGATTAAATGGACTTCAATCATTGCAGGTCTTTTATTGTTTGGTTTTGGTTGTTACTTTATATATGAATTTTATATAGACTTAAAAGATTTGATTGTTTAA
- a CDS encoding multidrug efflux SMR transporter gives MKKDWFYVALTSSFELGWLLGFTLAYEWWHWIFIVGLIALDFHFLAKACENLPTGTVYAIFAGVGTLGTVLMDILLFDKQLDLYMSMFMLILVAGIIGLKLSDKQEEA, from the coding sequence ATGAAAAAAGATTGGTTTTACGTAGCACTTACGAGTTCTTTTGAGCTTGGTTGGCTACTTGGATTTACACTTGCATATGAGTGGTGGCATTGGATTTTTATTGTCGGGTTAATTGCATTAGATTTCCACTTTTTAGCGAAAGCATGTGAAAATTTACCGACCGGCACTGTGTATGCGATTTTCGCAGGTGTGGGAACACTGGGCACAGTACTTATGGATATTTTGTTATTTGATAAACAGCTTGATCTGTATATGAGTATGTTCATGCTAATTTTAGTAGCTGGAATTATTGGCTTAAAATTAAGTGATAAACAGGAGGAGGCGTAA
- the fabG gene encoding 3-oxoacyl-ACP reductase FabG: protein MRLQNKVAMITGAANGIGLAAVKRFVDEGAKVIMVDYDKVVGEQMAETLGEQVAFYAVDVSQRQQVNEMVEAAAKHFGKIDILVNNAGITRDATLIKMAEEDFEKVIQVNLNGVFYCTQAVVPYMVEQGFGKIINTSSVSGVYGNFGQTNYAATKAAIVGMTKTWSKELGRKGICVNAVAPGFTATSMVEKMPDKVLKQMEGITSLQRLGKPDDIANAYLFLASHESDYITGHVLHVDGGIMM from the coding sequence ATGCGTTTACAAAATAAAGTAGCAATGATTACAGGAGCAGCGAACGGAATCGGACTGGCAGCGGTAAAGCGATTTGTCGATGAAGGCGCGAAAGTTATTATGGTCGATTATGACAAAGTAGTAGGAGAGCAAATGGCGGAAACATTAGGTGAGCAGGTCGCATTTTATGCCGTTGATGTTTCGCAACGTCAGCAAGTGAATGAAATGGTAGAAGCCGCGGCTAAGCATTTTGGCAAGATTGATATATTGGTGAATAATGCAGGCATTACACGCGATGCAACGCTTATAAAAATGGCGGAAGAAGACTTCGAAAAGGTTATCCAAGTGAATTTAAATGGCGTCTTTTACTGCACGCAAGCAGTCGTTCCATACATGGTAGAACAAGGTTTTGGAAAAATTATTAACACTTCCTCTGTGAGTGGAGTTTATGGTAATTTTGGTCAAACTAATTATGCGGCAACAAAGGCAGCGATTGTAGGGATGACAAAAACATGGTCGAAGGAGCTTGGGCGTAAAGGTATTTGTGTCAATGCGGTTGCACCGGGGTTTACGGCTACGAGTATGGTCGAAAAAATGCCGGATAAGGTGCTAAAGCAAATGGAAGGGATTACGAGCTTGCAACGTTTAGGTAAGCCGGATGATATTGCAAATGCATACTTGTTTTTAGCTTCACATGAATCGGATTATATTACAGGGCATGTATTACATGTGGATGGCGGTATTATGATGTAA
- a CDS encoding RNA polymerase sigma factor, which produces MDRLEQIYRELQPKLYTFFYIKTSSLATAEDLTQDVFYEASKNIHRYRGEATLSTWLFSIANNLLKKYYRSKKYEKALIEQLETKSSLLPFTTEQLVELKDDAEQLLLQIDALEPAAKDVVLLRIYIELSFKEIGELMGQSENYVRVLFHRTKIKLQRKEE; this is translated from the coding sequence GTGGACCGTTTAGAGCAAATATATCGTGAGTTGCAGCCAAAACTCTATACTTTCTTCTATATTAAAACGTCCAGCTTGGCAACCGCAGAAGATTTAACCCAAGATGTTTTTTATGAGGCCAGCAAAAATATTCATCGGTATCGTGGAGAAGCAACTCTTTCGACTTGGCTTTTTAGCATTGCAAATAACTTATTAAAGAAATATTATCGTTCGAAAAAATATGAGAAAGCTTTAATCGAACAGCTTGAGACGAAATCAAGTTTGCTTCCATTTACGACCGAGCAGTTAGTCGAACTTAAGGACGATGCCGAGCAATTGCTTTTACAAATCGATGCTCTCGAACCAGCTGCTAAGGATGTCGTACTCCTTCGTATTTATATTGAGCTCAGCTTTAAAGAAATTGGTGAGCTGATGGGCCAAAGTGAAAATTATGTTCGTGTTCTATTTCACCGTACAAAAATTAAGCTACAGCGAAAGGAGGAGTAA
- a CDS encoding TetR family transcriptional regulator codes for MADKRQLIIEAAQQIFLENGIEKTKVSDIVKRASIAQGTFYLYFPTKFAVMPEIAKHVVIDILAFLQDKVNAKANSEEQLEEVVDAIMQFNLLHKERLQLLYAGLAQSEFIGQWEDIYEPFYTWMAQIIEQGQQQNKIHKSLEASATAKILIGTIESTAEQIYLFADVVEEVDVEQRIALLKQFIRNALGIQ; via the coding sequence ATGGCGGACAAGCGACAGTTAATTATAGAAGCGGCACAACAAATATTTTTAGAAAATGGTATTGAAAAAACGAAAGTATCGGATATTGTAAAACGAGCAAGCATAGCACAAGGTACTTTTTATTTATACTTTCCTACAAAGTTTGCGGTAATGCCGGAAATTGCCAAGCATGTTGTCATAGATATTTTAGCCTTCTTACAGGATAAAGTGAACGCCAAAGCAAATTCAGAAGAGCAACTGGAAGAAGTAGTCGATGCGATCATGCAGTTTAATTTATTGCATAAGGAACGATTGCAACTATTGTATGCCGGACTTGCACAAAGTGAATTTATTGGACAATGGGAAGATATTTATGAGCCATTTTATACGTGGATGGCACAAATTATCGAACAAGGACAACAACAAAATAAAATTCATAAAAGTCTAGAGGCTTCTGCAACTGCAAAAATATTAATTGGTACGATTGAATCAACAGCAGAGCAAATTTATTTATTTGCGGATGTTGTAGAGGAAGTAGATGTGGAGCAACGAATTGCCTTATTGAAACAATTTATTAGAAACGCATTAGGTATTCAGTAA
- a CDS encoding S-layer homology domain-containing protein, translated as MHNQIFIVFLFSLLVIMITPASASVSKNIQFDEQVTNTILTEEYRGIDTYYFTVPEAGVVTFDATYSGRTYSISLHTSGKLNSYVGGFAVSENTEIQYALKAGEYKFEVSGANDTNYDVQLHFEKGEHYDAEPNNTMETSAVIPPNTIIQGFPHLSNSVLADFYKFETTEPSKIVVEKNNAAISLKNEYGYSLIESDETQKEFTLQIQPGTYYLEALGNLYTFSYRFEQVDPYVEMEPNDTVKLAQKIKLNTVYKGRLSGQTDNTDMYTFIVQEPSLIDLKLSQMESEPSITLYDEMGARLSSDLYSGTYRVALKPGTYTIEMKRFMKVTSPYTLELKATPVENTSVSPNDTIELAQPVAFGQEIQQVTTTSLRYNSLYKVELPEDGVLTVKTSHLDSRVSLSNGEKQNFYLHEKGTVHSVGLQKGTYYMRVFGSEQPRSFVINYEAQPVEYESNDSTLTAQVLPIATLTHGYLLQPDDTDIFKIKVEQDGEYRFKVNNLELEGYTDPYVYVENEQGTIVLSGFVNAAKQATLKQGTYYIGIKYGSTQNAYNILWEKGYKAIFKDVIVSYPYFNDIMELNALGVIKGYEDKTFKPKDLIKRHHVAAMLVRSEAPNIPKKLTMEFKFKDVLKNHENYTNIHLLAQGGIVDQNEAGFNPNNMVTRAQMAKMLVNSFGLTYNNDAEMRTFKDVEDSSWYAEYVKILASHGITTGSNGYFKPNEPLQRQHFAAFLARTLKFQEN; from the coding sequence ATGCACAACCAAATTTTTATTGTTTTTTTGTTTAGTTTACTAGTGATAATGATCACGCCCGCATCAGCGAGTGTGTCAAAAAATATACAATTTGATGAGCAAGTTACCAATACGATTCTGACAGAGGAATACAGAGGGATAGATACGTATTATTTTACAGTTCCCGAAGCAGGTGTCGTTACGTTTGATGCGACATACAGTGGTCGTACGTATAGCATCAGCTTGCATACTTCTGGCAAACTTAATTCGTATGTAGGTGGCTTTGCTGTGTCAGAAAATACCGAGATTCAGTATGCATTAAAAGCAGGTGAATACAAGTTTGAAGTAAGTGGAGCAAACGACACAAATTACGACGTACAACTTCATTTTGAAAAAGGGGAGCATTACGATGCAGAACCGAACAATACGATGGAGACAAGTGCTGTCATTCCACCGAATACGATTATTCAAGGTTTTCCGCATTTATCAAATAGTGTGTTGGCAGACTTTTATAAATTTGAAACGACGGAACCTTCGAAAATTGTCGTTGAAAAAAATAATGCGGCAATTTCTTTAAAAAATGAATATGGCTATTCACTCATTGAAAGTGATGAAACGCAAAAAGAGTTTACATTACAAATTCAGCCTGGTACGTATTATTTAGAAGCGTTAGGAAACCTTTATACATTTTCATATCGATTTGAACAGGTTGACCCGTATGTAGAAATGGAGCCAAATGATACCGTTAAGTTAGCACAAAAAATTAAACTCAATACGGTTTACAAAGGGCGGCTAAGTGGACAAACCGATAACACCGATATGTATACATTTATAGTTCAAGAGCCGAGCTTAATTGATTTGAAGCTATCACAAATGGAATCTGAGCCGTCGATTACGTTATATGATGAAATGGGGGCTCGTTTATCATCCGATTTATATTCTGGCACATACCGTGTCGCATTAAAGCCAGGCACATATACGATTGAAATGAAACGTTTTATGAAAGTTACATCACCTTATACGCTTGAATTAAAAGCAACGCCTGTGGAAAATACGTCGGTTAGTCCAAATGATACGATTGAACTTGCGCAACCTGTTGCATTTGGTCAAGAGATACAGCAAGTGACGACAACGAGTTTACGGTATAATAGTTTATATAAAGTAGAGCTTCCTGAAGATGGGGTACTAACAGTTAAAACATCACATTTAGATAGCCGAGTCAGTTTGAGTAATGGAGAAAAGCAAAATTTTTATTTACATGAAAAGGGCACAGTACATTCTGTAGGGTTACAAAAGGGAACGTATTATATGCGAGTTTTTGGAAGTGAACAGCCACGTAGCTTTGTTATTAATTATGAAGCACAACCGGTTGAATATGAAAGTAACGATTCGACACTTACTGCTCAAGTTTTACCAATTGCCACATTAACACATGGCTATTTACTACAACCGGATGATACAGACATATTCAAAATAAAAGTAGAACAAGACGGTGAATATCGTTTTAAGGTGAATAATTTAGAGCTAGAAGGCTACACAGATCCCTATGTTTATGTCGAAAACGAACAAGGTACGATTGTTTTATCTGGTTTTGTGAATGCCGCAAAGCAGGCGACATTAAAGCAGGGGACTTACTACATTGGCATTAAGTATGGTAGTACGCAAAATGCTTATAATATCCTTTGGGAAAAAGGCTATAAAGCCATATTTAAAGATGTGATCGTGTCATATCCCTATTTTAATGACATTATGGAACTTAACGCATTAGGGGTTATCAAAGGCTACGAAGATAAAACATTCAAGCCAAAAGATTTAATTAAACGTCATCATGTGGCAGCGATGCTCGTACGCTCAGAAGCTCCGAACATTCCAAAAAAATTGACGATGGAATTTAAGTTCAAAGATGTCTTGAAAAACCATGAAAACTATACGAACATCCATTTGCTTGCACAAGGTGGAATTGTCGATCAAAATGAAGCAGGCTTTAACCCAAATAACATGGTTACCCGTGCTCAAATGGCGAAAATGCTTGTTAATTCATTTGGCTTGACGTATAACAACGATGCAGAAATGAGAACTTTTAAAGATGTAGAAGACTCATCGTGGTATGCAGAATATGTAAAAATTTTAGCCTCACACGGCATTACAACAGGTTCGAATGGATACTTTAAACCGAATGAACCACTTCAACGTCAACATTTTGCAGCGTTTTTAGCGAGAACGTTAAAGTTTCAAGAAAACTAA
- a CDS encoding YfbR-like 5'-deoxynucleotidase has product MGIHAFFTSLNDLERIIRCPGRFKYEEHNVAAHSWKVSQYAMFFATLEERAGNSIDWKSLYEKTINHDFAEVFIGDIKTPVKHASVELKQMLAHVEEKMMEKFIYEEIPPDLQDVFLARMKEGKDATIEGRLLEFSDKLDQFYESFAELKRGNTDQEFVYMYQTALTKLLQIPLKVSVLYFKNEILADVISEKTTIDIAQLTNQILQHHKD; this is encoded by the coding sequence ATAGGAATTCATGCATTTTTTACAAGCTTAAATGATTTAGAGCGCATCATTCGTTGTCCAGGACGCTTTAAATATGAGGAGCATAATGTCGCAGCCCATTCCTGGAAGGTTTCTCAATATGCCATGTTTTTTGCTACACTTGAAGAACGTGCGGGTAATTCAATTGATTGGAAATCCTTATACGAAAAAACAATCAACCACGATTTTGCCGAAGTCTTTATTGGCGATATTAAAACACCCGTAAAACACGCGAGCGTCGAATTGAAGCAAATGCTTGCACATGTGGAAGAAAAAATGATGGAAAAGTTTATCTATGAAGAAATTCCACCTGATTTACAAGATGTCTTTTTAGCACGTATGAAAGAAGGGAAAGATGCCACGATTGAAGGGCGTTTACTTGAATTTTCCGATAAGCTCGATCAGTTTTATGAGTCCTTCGCAGAACTAAAGCGAGGCAATACGGATCAAGAATTTGTTTATATGTATCAAACTGCTCTAACTAAACTGCTTCAAATACCACTTAAAGTGAGTGTGCTCTATTTCAAGAACGAAATATTAGCAGACGTCATCTCGGAAAAAACAACGATCGATATTGCACAGCTTACCAATCAAATTTTACAACACCATAAGGATTAA
- a CDS encoding superoxide dismutase family protein, translating to MRLLLMLVPLFLLGGCNFFQAKSVPVSAPETLTAKAVMYNTKNEIVGEVAFQENEKGVELSAILNSLTPGEHGIHIHEVGKCERPTFESAGAHYNPTKKQHGIENPLGPHVGDLPNLVADKNGEVQLNFIAPQFTLKKGEKNSLFDADGSTVIVHEKADDYITDPSGNSGARIACGVIQ from the coding sequence ATGAGACTATTGCTTATGTTAGTGCCACTTTTTCTGTTAGGTGGATGTAATTTCTTTCAAGCGAAAAGTGTTCCAGTAAGTGCGCCAGAAACGTTGACAGCAAAGGCCGTTATGTATAATACGAAAAATGAAATCGTTGGCGAGGTGGCTTTTCAAGAGAACGAAAAAGGTGTGGAACTATCGGCCATATTAAATAGCTTAACACCAGGCGAACATGGGATTCATATACATGAGGTTGGAAAATGTGAAAGACCTACTTTTGAGTCAGCTGGCGCTCATTATAATCCGACGAAAAAGCAGCATGGTATTGAAAATCCGCTTGGTCCGCATGTAGGTGATTTACCAAATTTGGTAGCTGATAAAAATGGTGAAGTCCAATTAAACTTTATTGCGCCACAATTTACATTGAAAAAAGGAGAGAAAAATTCCTTATTTGATGCTGATGGTAGCACAGTTATCGTTCATGAAAAGGCAGATGACTATATAACAGACCCTTCAGGAAATTCTGGCGCGCGAATTGCTTGTGGTGTCATTCAATAA
- a CDS encoding putative motility protein, producing the protein MDINSMMSAQLASLQQTLQMSILDKSMNNGAAGVIEMMEDLPQQTAAAHPYKGQVIDVQA; encoded by the coding sequence TTGGATATTAATTCTATGATGTCTGCTCAACTTGCTTCACTTCAACAAACATTGCAAATGAGCATCTTAGACAAATCAATGAACAATGGCGCTGCTGGCGTAATCGAAATGATGGAAGATCTACCACAGCAAACTGCCGCAGCTCACCCTTATAAAGGACAAGTAATTGACGTACAAGCTTAA